One window from the genome of Pelodictyon luteolum DSM 273 encodes:
- a CDS encoding PH domain-containing protein, with protein sequence MGYVDNNMLEGEVLYATGRLHWIIFSRAIAFAAAAAGLLIYALVLHTDGRPDTAKVPISIGQLLLLPAIWYGIAALVRRQSTELAITSKRVIAKFGFIRRSTIELNHSKVESFHVDQSVLGRMLGFGTLNINGTGGGVTPIPRVTDPLGFRRRAIEAIDDSQKRNSA encoded by the coding sequence ATGGGATATGTCGACAACAACATGCTGGAAGGCGAAGTCCTGTATGCCACCGGTCGCCTGCACTGGATTATTTTCTCCAGGGCCATTGCGTTCGCAGCAGCCGCAGCGGGACTGTTGATCTACGCCCTTGTCCTGCATACGGACGGCAGGCCGGATACGGCGAAGGTTCCCATATCCATCGGTCAGCTGTTGCTCCTTCCCGCCATCTGGTACGGCATTGCGGCCCTCGTCCGCAGGCAGTCTACAGAACTGGCAATCACTTCGAAACGGGTGATCGCAAAGTTTGGATTCATACGCCGGAGCACCATCGAGCTCAACCACAGCAAGGTTGAGAGCTTCCATGTGGACCAGAGCGTACTCGGCCGCATGCTCGGGTTCGGGACCCTGAACATCAACGGCACCGGTGGCGGCGTCACACCGATACCCCGTGTCACCGATCCGCTCGGGTTCCGCCGGCGGGCGATCGAGGCAATCGACGATTCACAGAAAAGAAACAGTGCCTGA
- a CDS encoding ADP-ribosylglycohydrolase family protein, with protein sequence MKETEGLVARAQGCLLGQLTGDALGALAEFAGPRELLQHYPNGLREIVDGGAYNTIAGQPTDDSEMALVLAATLAGRKTYSEEHAMAAYRWWWESEPFDYGRTIMSAMLNMHDHESQANGALMRISPLGIFCSRHSLADAARWAKDDAALTHPHPIVGQANALFVMAIAHAVKKGPAPAKLYRELLGWMDTMDIDPKLASAVRNAAAAPPENYGHPVEGWVLVALQNAFYQLLHAESLEEGVVDTLMQGGDTDTNAAVCGALLGAVYGIDAIPEQWKAAVLNCRPEAGMPGVHHPRPKELWPQGALELAEGLVTVKRGRVDTMVVQ encoded by the coding sequence ATGAAAGAGACTGAGGGTCTTGTAGCCCGTGCACAGGGCTGCCTGCTCGGCCAGCTTACGGGAGATGCCCTCGGTGCCCTCGCGGAGTTTGCGGGCCCCAGGGAGCTCCTGCAGCACTATCCGAACGGGCTGAGGGAGATTGTTGACGGAGGGGCATACAATACCATTGCCGGCCAGCCTACCGACGACTCTGAAATGGCCCTTGTGCTTGCCGCTACGCTTGCCGGCCGGAAAACCTACAGCGAGGAGCATGCCATGGCGGCTTACCGCTGGTGGTGGGAGTCGGAGCCGTTCGATTACGGCCGGACCATCATGAGCGCCATGCTGAACATGCACGACCATGAAAGCCAGGCCAACGGGGCGTTGATGCGCATCAGTCCGCTCGGCATCTTCTGCTCCCGCCATTCGCTCGCTGATGCGGCCCGCTGGGCAAAGGATGACGCGGCCCTTACCCACCCGCATCCGATCGTTGGTCAGGCAAATGCCCTGTTCGTCATGGCCATAGCACACGCGGTGAAGAAAGGTCCTGCTCCCGCAAAGCTTTATCGCGAACTGCTCGGCTGGATGGACACTATGGATATTGACCCGAAACTTGCTTCCGCTGTCCGGAACGCAGCCGCAGCGCCACCGGAAAACTATGGTCACCCTGTAGAGGGATGGGTGCTTGTTGCACTGCAGAACGCGTTCTACCAGCTTCTGCATGCCGAAAGCCTTGAGGAGGGTGTTGTCGATACCCTCATGCAGGGAGGTGACACCGATACCAACGCGGCAGTATGCGGGGCTCTTCTCGGTGCGGTTTACGGCATAGATGCAATCCCGGAACAGTGGAAAGCGGCGGTACTCAACTGCCGGCCGGAAGCGGGCATGCCCGGCGTGCACCACCCACGGCCGAAAGAGCTGTGGCCTCAGGGTGCGCTTGAACTGGCTGAGGGGCTGGTTACGGTGAAGAGGGGCAGAGTGGATACGATGGTGGTGCAATGA
- a CDS encoding type II toxin-antitoxin system RelE/ParE family toxin: MFEIRARGPEGIGRAFFCSMINREVIILHEIIKKTQKTPPQDILFARKRQKEIK; encoded by the coding sequence TTGTTTGAAATCAGGGCGCGAGGGCCAGAAGGCATTGGTCGGGCATTCTTTTGTTCAATGATTAACCGCGAGGTGATCATTCTTCACGAAATCATCAAAAAGACCCAAAAGACGCCACCGCAGGACATCCTGTTTGCAAGAAAACGACAAAAGGAGATAAAATGA
- a CDS encoding helix-turn-helix domain-containing protein has protein sequence MMSTDDTYEPVFFDPGEVAAKKCATDPEFKVAYDALEDEFAALAALLDARVHAGLTQAEVASRMGVSQPVLARIESSLGKKDHSPSLHTLRRYAHACGMKLVIQMVEPNKNKAVNT, from the coding sequence ATGATGAGCACTGACGATACATATGAACCGGTATTCTTTGATCCCGGCGAGGTCGCTGCTAAAAAGTGTGCCACCGATCCGGAATTCAAGGTAGCCTACGATGCCCTTGAAGATGAGTTCGCTGCATTAGCCGCACTCCTTGATGCCAGGGTACATGCAGGGCTTACTCAGGCTGAGGTGGCCTCACGGATGGGCGTGTCTCAGCCGGTGCTGGCACGCATTGAATCAAGCCTTGGAAAGAAGGATCATTCGCCCTCTCTTCATACGTTGAGGCGATATGCTCATGCGTGCGGAATGAAACTGGTGATTCAAATGGTGGAACCAAATAAAAATAAAGCAGTTAACACTTGA
- a CDS encoding ADP-ribosylglycohydrolase family protein: MSAYRWWWGSEPFVYGRTMMSAMLNMHDHESQANGALMRISPLGIFCSRHSLADAARWAKDDAALTHPHPKVGQANALYAESLEEGVVDTLMQGGDTDTNAAVCGALLGAVYGIDAIPEQWKAAVLNCRPEAGTPGVHHPRLKELWPLGALELAEGLVTVKMKAVAVVS; encoded by the coding sequence ATGTCTGCTTACCGCTGGTGGTGGGGGTCGGAGCCGTTCGTTTACGGCAGGACCATGATGAGCGCCATGCTGAACATGCACGACCATGAAAGCCAGGCCAACGGGGCGTTGATGCGCATCAGTCCGCTCGGCATCTTCTGCTCCCGCCATTCGCTCGCTGATGCGGCCCGCTGGGCAAAAGATGACGCGGCCCTTACCCACCCGCATCCGAAGGTTGGTCAGGCAAATGCCCTGTACGCCGAAAGCCTTGAGGAGGGCGTTGTCGATACCCTCATGCAGGGAGGTGACACCGATACCAACGCGGCAGTATGCGGGGCTCTTCTCGGTGCGGTTTACGGCATAGATGCAATACCGGAACAGTGGAAAGCGGCGGTACTCAACTGCCGGCCGGAAGCGGGCACGCCCGGCGTGCACCACCCACGGCTGAAAGAGCTGTGGCCTCTGGGTGCGCTTGAACTGGCTGAGGGGCTGGTTACGGTGAAGATGAAAGCTGTGGCTGTGGTTTCTTGA
- a CDS encoding DUF1566 domain-containing protein translates to MDKELQGSSSSSSISYGDRVGGGIVFYLDESRRHGLVAALVDSSVDVPDRWDKRHSVGQYRWSTGQRMVKNETDYAWRQLNAADVGMGQGAENTRKILLKYPPGSFRGSAAAIAAAYRGGGFCDWFLPSREELNELFLNRSFAGGFAATGYWSSSESSAMCAWYQNFKSGVQYNTFGKDNLKRVRAVRAF, encoded by the coding sequence ATGGATAAGGAATTACAGGGCTCGTCATCAAGCTCTTCCATCAGTTATGGTGACAGGGTTGGGGGCGGGATTGTTTTCTATCTCGATGAGAGCCGTCGGCATGGTCTTGTTGCCGCACTGGTGGACAGCAGCGTGGACGTTCCTGACCGTTGGGATAAACGTCACTCTGTTGGCCAGTATCGCTGGAGTACGGGACAGCGTATGGTGAAGAATGAAACGGATTATGCGTGGCGGCAGCTCAATGCAGCAGACGTCGGGATGGGTCAAGGTGCAGAAAATACACGGAAGATTCTGTTGAAGTATCCTCCCGGGAGTTTTCGGGGATCTGCCGCAGCAATAGCAGCGGCTTATCGTGGCGGCGGTTTTTGTGACTGGTTTCTGCCAAGCCGGGAAGAGCTGAACGAGCTTTTCCTTAACAGGTCCTTTGCTGGTGGTTTTGCTGCAACCGGTTATTGGAGTTCCTCAGAAAGCAGTGCAATGTGTGCCTGGTATCAGAACTTCAAGAGCGGAGTGCAGTACAATACTTTCGGGAAGGATAATCTCAAGCGGGTCAGGGCTGTCAGGGCGTTTTGA
- a CDS encoding type II toxin-antitoxin system RelB/DinJ family antitoxin, translated as MIANTVVRARIDSETKDEASAILAAMGLSISDALRLLMKKIIAEKALPFNPLVPNNETIRAIKAARSRKLKTAGSVDELFKDLNADD; from the coding sequence ATGATCGCAAATACTGTTGTAAGAGCACGAATAGATTCGGAAACAAAGGATGAAGCGAGCGCCATTCTGGCCGCAATGGGCTTATCGATTTCCGATGCCCTCAGATTACTGATGAAAAAGATCATCGCAGAAAAGGCGCTGCCGTTCAATCCGCTCGTACCGAATAACGAAACTATCAGGGCCATTAAAGCCGCTCGAAGCAGAAAATTGAAGACTGCAGGGTCCGTTGATGAACTCTTCAAAGATCTCAATGCGGACGATTAA
- a CDS encoding helix-turn-helix transcriptional regulator gives MDDLTYQPIKHDHQEFLRNAMESKEFKEGYDALEPKYTLIRELLAARKRSGMTQDAVASKIGTTKSAISRLEACGKHTPSITTLRKYAEAVGCDLIIKLEPKKSAEA, from the coding sequence ATGGATGACCTTACCTATCAGCCTATAAAGCACGACCATCAGGAATTCCTGCGTAACGCTATGGAAAGCAAGGAGTTCAAGGAAGGCTATGATGCCCTTGAACCGAAGTACACCCTGATCAGAGAGTTACTGGCAGCACGCAAGCGTTCCGGCATGACACAGGACGCGGTTGCCAGCAAGATCGGCACGACCAAAAGTGCCATCTCACGGCTTGAAGCGTGCGGCAAACACACCCCTTCCATAACCACACTCAGGAAATATGCTGAAGCCGTTGGGTGTGACCTGATCATTAAACTTGAACCGAAGAAGTCCGCTGAAGCCTGA
- a CDS encoding type II toxin-antitoxin system RelE/ParE family toxin: MSHEIEYFHPRILKDIEAWPESIKIDYARLIELLMDYGPDLRMPHSKAMGNGLFEIRPKGKAGIGRAFFCFMQGKRIVILHAFIKKTQSTPKKELLIARKRMKEITHG; the protein is encoded by the coding sequence ATGAGCCATGAGATCGAATACTTCCATCCTCGCATCCTGAAAGACATTGAGGCCTGGCCAGAATCCATCAAGATCGATTATGCTCGCCTCATTGAGTTGCTGATGGATTACGGACCAGACCTCAGGATGCCCCACTCCAAGGCGATGGGCAACGGTCTATTTGAAATTCGCCCAAAGGGGAAAGCAGGAATCGGAAGGGCTTTTTTCTGTTTTATGCAGGGCAAAAGGATCGTGATTTTACATGCGTTCATCAAAAAAACACAGTCAACACCCAAAAAAGAACTACTGATCGCACGTAAGCGAATGAAGGAGATAACCCATGGATGA